A part of Silurus meridionalis isolate SWU-2019-XX chromosome 18, ASM1480568v1, whole genome shotgun sequence genomic DNA contains:
- the ucmaa gene encoding upper zone of growth plate and cartilage matrix associated a, which produces MARLHLVLLALLPIVLILTVLSEVESAAVKDGKEKVSERQGSKKVFVPASDASNFFKRRSRRSTKPYAEYIAEHKMQLAVSERRREYYEEQRTEYENHLEENRNEQYERNRENAEQWREYHYDGLYPQYPHHRPYV; this is translated from the exons ATGGCCCGGCTGCACCTAGTTCTGCTGGCCTTGCTGCCCATCGTCCTCATCCTAACTG TGCTGTCTGAGGTAGAAAGTGCAGCAGTGAaggatggaaaagaaaaagtcaGTGAACGTCAGG GATCTAAAAAGGTTTTTGTGCCAGCATCAGATGCGTCAAACTTTTTCAAGCGCCGTAGCCGCAGGTCCACAAAACCCTACGCTGAGTATATAG CGGAGCATAAGATGCAGTTGGCTGTCTCTGAGCGCAGGAGGGAGTACTATGAGGAACAGAGGACAGAGTATGAGAACCATCTGGAGGAGAACCGAAATG AGCAGTACGAAAGGAACCGGGAGAATGCCGAGCAATGGAGGGAGTATCACTACGATGGGCTCTACCCACAATACCCACATCACCGCCCTTATGTCTAA
- the phyh gene encoding phytanoyl-CoA dioxygenase, peroxisomal isoform X1: protein MKDVTIAKSEFVQGEKAVSKLQDFQEDEELFRYCTLPQILKYVECFTGPNIMAMHTMLINKPPDTGKKTSRHPMHQDLHYFPFRPADRIVCAWTAMEKVTRQNGCLVVLPGTHKGPLLEHDYPEWEGGVNKMYHGIKNYNPNHPRLHVEMEKGDTVFFHPLLIHGSGMNQTQGFRKAISCHYAGADCHYIAVKGTTQENISKEVEELARRRIGSDTTVSFQDTWALRGRLVQGERTLL, encoded by the exons ATGAAAGATGTGACCATCGCCAAATCTGAGTTTGTGCAGGGGGAGAAGGCTGTGTCTAAACTCCAGGACTTCCAAGAGGATGAAGAGCTGTTCCGCTATTGCACTTTGCCTCAG ATTCTAAAATATGTTGAGTGTTTCACGGGCCCCAACATCATGGCTATGCACACAATGCTCATCAACAAACCCCCTGATACAg GAAAGAAGACCTCTCGCCACCCCATGCACCAGGACCTGCATTACTTCCCATTTCGGCCAGCTGATCGCATCGTGTGTGCCTGGACGGCAATGGAGAAAGTAACCCGCCAGAATGGTTGCCTAGTAGTGCTGCCTGGCACCCACAAAGGGCCCCTGTTAGAGCATGACTACCCAGAGTGGGAG GGTGGGGTGAACAAAATGTACCATGGCATTAAAAACTACAACCCCAACCATCCCAGATTGCATGTGGAAATGGAAAAAGGagacactgttttttttcatcctttGCTCATTCACGGTTCAGGAATGAACCAAACACAAGGTTTTCGAAAG gccaTTTCCTGTCACTATGCAGGTGCTGATTGTCACTACATCGCTGTCAAAGGAACAACCCAGGAGAACATCAGTAAGGAAGTGGAAGAGCTTGCTCGCAGAAGAATTGGGAGTGATACAACTGTTTCCTTTCAG GACACCTGGGCACTTAGAGGACGTCTGGTCCAAGGAGAAAGGACCTTACTGTGA
- the phyh gene encoding phytanoyl-CoA dioxygenase, peroxisomal isoform X2: MALRAADRLKVVLNHLDRSDVSLRTSFISAQNLSHHHPEAFQYTFDTGVLSPEQRLAYKEDGFILIKKLVSEEDVNRFRNEFERICTRDVKIPGLIVMKDVTIAKSEFVQGEKAVSKLQDFQEDEELFRYCTLPQILKYVECFTGPNIMAMHTMLINKPPDTGKKTSRHPMHQDLHYFPFRPADRIVCAWTAMEKVTRQNGCLVVLPGTHKGPLLEHDYPEWEGGVNKMYHGIKNYNPNHPRLHVEMEKGDTVFFHPLLIHGSGMNQTQGFRKAISCHYAGADCHYIAVKGTTQENISKEVEELARRRIGSDTTVSFQDTWALRGRLVQGERTLL; the protein is encoded by the exons ATGGCTCTACGGGCGGCAGACAGACTGAAAGTCGTCCTGAACCACTTGGACCGCTCCGATGTTAGTTTG CGAACATCCTTTATATCTGCACAAAATCTGTCACATCATCATCCTGAAGCATTTCA GTACACCTTTGATACAGGTGTGCTGTCTCCAGAGCAAAGACTTGCTTATAAAGAAGATGGCttcattttgataaaaaaactGGTTTCTGAAGAGGACGTCAATAGATTTAG GAACGAGTTTGAGCGCATTTGTACAAGAGATGTGAAGATTCCAGGCTTAATAGTGATGAAAGATGTGACCATCGCCAAATCTGAGTTTGTGCAGGGGGAGAAGGCTGTGTCTAAACTCCAGGACTTCCAAGAGGATGAAGAGCTGTTCCGCTATTGCACTTTGCCTCAG ATTCTAAAATATGTTGAGTGTTTCACGGGCCCCAACATCATGGCTATGCACACAATGCTCATCAACAAACCCCCTGATACAg GAAAGAAGACCTCTCGCCACCCCATGCACCAGGACCTGCATTACTTCCCATTTCGGCCAGCTGATCGCATCGTGTGTGCCTGGACGGCAATGGAGAAAGTAACCCGCCAGAATGGTTGCCTAGTAGTGCTGCCTGGCACCCACAAAGGGCCCCTGTTAGAGCATGACTACCCAGAGTGGGAG GGTGGGGTGAACAAAATGTACCATGGCATTAAAAACTACAACCCCAACCATCCCAGATTGCATGTGGAAATGGAAAAAGGagacactgttttttttcatcctttGCTCATTCACGGTTCAGGAATGAACCAAACACAAGGTTTTCGAAAG gccaTTTCCTGTCACTATGCAGGTGCTGATTGTCACTACATCGCTGTCAAAGGAACAACCCAGGAGAACATCAGTAAGGAAGTGGAAGAGCTTGCTCGCAGAAGAATTGGGAGTGATACAACTGTTTCCTTTCAG GACACCTGGGCACTTAGAGGACGTCTGGTCCAAGGAGAAAGGACCTTACTGTGA
- the LOC124401570 gene encoding uncharacterized protein LOC124401570, whose protein sequence is MAFAALSVILFLSTLSYSLASEQQDVYEDLWNMSIDIANKTLYVDFMQQMQSNSLQAERYVNFTLQDINYVLEVSNMLKKMSKMVKKPDDLRELITGRYKSYVKFLDLLFQQYFFKGTPSIKPTRVMKTYLSTYNKAMTKDPIYFAVALVPCARLWVWLAKNLDIPTTSVYYTWKVDNMGGQPEKHYKAVLNKYLNTPEKIITARALFRLQMQNEYDFFATS, encoded by the exons ATGGCGTTTGCTGCACTTTCTGTTATACTTTTCCTCTCCACTTTAAG CTACAGCCTGGCATCTGAGCAACAGGATGTCTATGAGGATCTCTGGAATATGAGTATTGACATTGCAAACAAGACTCTCTATGTCGACTTCATGCAACAAATGCAAAGCAACAGCCTGCAGGCCGAACGCTACGTGAACTTTACCTTGCAGGACATCAACTATGTGCTAGAAGTTAGcaatatgctaaaaaaaatgagCAAGATGGTCAAAAAACCAGATGACCTCAGAGAACTGATAACAGGAAGATACAAAAGTTACGTAAAGTTTTTGGACTTGCTATTTCAACAATATTTCTTCAAG GGTACACCTTCTATTAAACCAACACGAGTGATGAAAACATATCTGTCAACTTACAATAAGGCGATGACGAAAGACCCTATCTACTTTGCTGTGGCTCTTGTGCCCTGCGCCAGGCTTTGGGTGTGGCTGGCTAAAAATCTGGACATACCTACGACCAGTGTCTACTACACATGGAAAGTAGACAATATGGGTGGGCAGCCTGAAAAGCATTATAAAGCTGTActgaataaatatctaaatacaCCTGAAAAAATAATCACTGCTAGGGCCCTGTTCCGCTTACAAATGCAGAATGAGTATGACTTCTTTGCAACTTCTTAA